One part of the Vitis riparia cultivar Riparia Gloire de Montpellier isolate 1030 chromosome 15, EGFV_Vit.rip_1.0, whole genome shotgun sequence genome encodes these proteins:
- the LOC117932614 gene encoding cyclic pyranopterin monophosphate synthase, mitochondrial codes for MESVFGEPSSTSHSSSISKDFMAQEHQFVSPKMGGNGLGLTHVGSKGEAQMVDVTPKESTKRAATASCKVILGKKVFDLVSANQMAKGDVLSVAKIAGINGAKQTSSLIPLCHNIILTHVCVDLTLNPTDFSVDIVGEAASTGKTGVEMEALTAVSIAGLTVYDMCKAASKDIQITGIQLERKTGGKSGDWTRKE; via the coding sequence ATGGAGTCGGTCTTTGGGGAACCATCCTCAACTAGTCATTCCAGTTCTATTAGCAAAGATTTTATGGCTCAAGAACATCAGTTTGTGTCTCCAAAAATGGGCGGGAATGGACTTGGCCTGACCCATGTTGGCAGCAAAGGGGAAGCTCAAATGGTGGATGTCACACCTAAAGAAAGTACTAAGAGAGCTGCCACTGCTAGTTGCAAAGTGATTCTGGGCAAGAAGGTGTTCGATTTGGTTTCAGCTAACCAAATGGCCAAGGGAGATGTTCTTAGTGTGGCAAAAATTGCTGGAATAAATGGAGCAAAGCAGACTAGCAGCCTGATCCCATTATGCCACAACATTATCCTGACTCATGTCTGCGTTGATCTGACATTGAACCCAACTGACTTTAGTGTTGACATAGTAGGGGAAGCAGCTTCCACTGGGAAAACCGGGGTTGAGATGGAGGCACTAACAGCTGTGTCCATTGCTGGTTTAACAGTATACGATATGTGCAAGGCTGCTTCAAAGGATATTCAGATCACAGGCATACAACTTGAGCGTAAAACTGGTGGCAAGAGTGGGGACTGGACTAGAAAGGAGTGA